The genomic stretch AGTAAACTTTTTTCTAATCTTTTCTACAGCCACCAGATCAActgaacgaaaaaaaaaaaacaatgaatctCGTTCTGACTGTATATTACAAGGACTTACAACTGGGTCTGTCTGCATCTTTCCTCAAACGTCTTTTTCTGCCTCATACAGGCACCCGTCTGCCCCGATACCGGTCAAAGAACtgcatgaagaaaaaaaaggaatatttaGTTCAAAATACAATTGGATATTCAAATTTGGTTCAACCTGCAAAAGTGAACAGTGTGGACAGATTTTGAGCCACATGAACTTTAGTAATTCTTTTCCACCAATTACAGTACATAATTTATACATTGCGATAATGCAAAACCTATTCATATACCACCATTTTGTGTGTGGGTGTGGAATGTGGCAATTCTCCAATGATTTTCAGCCATTTTAGGTCCTAAGGGTTGTGTGTCTGCATTAGCGTCTGTGTAGAGATTGGGtagagagaagaagagggaaGGGGTAATGAAACATTGAATATTCGGTGTAATCGGTATTGTGTCAATGAGCTCCCTCACAAAAGCATTCCCACTCCCCCCAAAAAATAGTGCTAAAacaccctaatttttttttttttttaataacgtaggataactttactcagattaattgtatgtcgcaaacgcatactgtacaacaatcatcaccgttaatcaaactcctacgggtaactAACCCCACCTAccagaaccagttaccaggtaaCCCAGGAGCTTTCACTCCTGACGAActaagcagtttatcctcatgcccaGGAGGCATGAGGATAAACacccatactttttttttgataagtaatagtTGCTAAAACACCCTAATAACCAAGTAAATGAATAATGTAGATGACAAGAACTTTACTATATGCATGGATAAAGCTGTGAACCTTAAGGGCTTCTGCCTCAGATGCAAAGCACTCCATGTGCTTGTTTAGAATAATGCCAACATTAGGTATCTCATAGATCAACAGTACAAaggttaaatttaattttttttattatttaattatcataACATTTACATTACTAATCACACTAAGAGTATATGAGATATCTATGAATCTTCTATCTCACGTTAAAATTCCTTAAATACGCAGCTGTCCAAGTAAAAAAGAGACTATTTATTTCCTTCTTGCCTATATGAGCTTTCACAAGTACTAAAATCTAGCAAACATTCTATGAACAATCTTAcagtttaaaatttgaaataaatagcAATAAAATGAAACTTTTTCCATAATAAACATACCGATCTGATATATGGCTGTTGGAACAACCAACCAAGAATAGGTATCTTTTGCAGAAAAACCGCCAGTGTTGGCCAGAAGCCACTGCAAAATATGTTCCAGTAACAATTAAAATGTGTAATTACAAAGATCACTGCGACAATCATGAATGTAAGACTTCTACAGACCTGAAGAGTACAATGAATCCATATGCCTCCAAAATCATGCCCAAAATAGGCCATCCTATGACAACCAACAAGAAGCCAACACCAAAAGAAATTGTTCCCTGTacaatcagaaaaaaaaaaaaaaaaacaaaaaaaacaactgGTGAAAAGACATGAAGCAATGCATGAACCACAGCATTCTGTGTtttgagtgtgtgtgtgtgtgtgacacagagagagagactcaACAGGTTAAACCTTAAAATTTTGGCGTTTCATGAAGAACTGCATGGAAGACTTCAGTCCAATGGTGAGAGTCACCCCTGAGAAGAAGAGTATCTGATTAAGTACACACAAAAGTAAGAAAGTGTTAAACAATGTATCATGTCAACAACAAGCATATGTGATATTTAAAGACTTAAAAAAAAGGAACCTGAGCAAGCACAAACGAAGAATAAGGCACTTACATTTCCCATGGCAAGTAATCCCTTgtcaaagaagaagatgattcccaggaatgagaaaaatatgccaAATCCTGTCAACCCTAGTCCAATCTCTGTCCCAATTCACAATTTCCAAGTATTAGGGGTGTaccaatttcaaatatatatatatatatatatatatatatatatatatatatatatatataattcagaTAGAAGTCCCAAATTTACATCTAAATAGCATCAACATGAAGTAGAAACACACGCAACTCAATATGACGCAAGTTTCAAGGATACATTCATGTATATTATATGTTTGAGCTAGAATCACATAAATCTACGCATTTTTTCTAGGCTCCAAGCACTTCTAATCATGCCCCGAAGTAATATTACCTTATATGACATTATATGCCATTCCTTTGTATCTTAGTACCCAATTATATGAAAGGTCTAGCAGTGTAGAAAAGTTAAATGTCTTGGCCACCACAACCAAAATCAAGCGACTTGACTCCTACTACAACTCATAATCATTCTAATTTTGGTCTAGGGCCTCTAGGCAGAACCATAGAAACTCACATGTGACTCACATTTAGTCAAGCACATCCGAACATTCTAAAACACTAAACCAAATTCTGCATGAAAATACCTAAACTCCTCAAAGTATTTGCACGTTATTCTCTATGCCTAAAATACAACAAGGTATGCCGCCTTAAAGACAGACCATAATTTCTGCCCATGGTCTCTAGACCAATTGGCATCTTCTAGCTCCATAAGCAAGGGTCAGATATAAGGTCACAGGTTCAAGAAACACCAATAATTGTTGCCAATGGTCTCTATAAAACATGGCATCTTCTAACCCTATAAGCAAGGAGTGGATGGTAAGGCCGTGGGTTCAATCCTGTGCACGTGTGAGTTGTATTTACCTTTAAGTGTCTAAATGACATGAAGAAAATCACATCAACAGAGACTGACAAAGTTGTACTTGCTGCTTAAAACTCAAGAAAGAATGTCCTATTTTAATCGACACAACATGTACATATTTATCAACAATGAAAAACATCATAAAGCCAGTTGTCAAAAGTCATAACTATAGAAAAACGATCCTGAGCATGTTTCGTACTAGCACCAAATCAAGActgaaaataaaacttaagaAAGGTAGTTACAGTAGTATAATAAGCCTTCTTAATCAAAGTTTTAAGCTACCCATTCTCGAATGTTCTAATAATCTTAACCCAACCCTATTATTGCTTACTGATAATCAAAGGCAGGAATGAAAGAAACACTAGTACAGGCATTTACCACAATAAATCAAAGTaaacaacaaccaaaaataaaataaaaaatcgaacGCAATTAAACTAGCAATGCTATtgccaaaaagtgaaagaaacaGAATCATATCAATTTTCACTCACTCTTGCGGTCATTCATCTCAAAGGAAACCATATTTTCAATGACTCAGAAATGCCTCGCCTCCACTGCACCGCAAACAAGAAAATTAGACTCAACAAAGGAAAACACCAAATAGAGATATcaaattgaaagacaaaaaaaaaactcgaatTAGGGCTTAGTTTCGAAACTTTGAATTCATAAGATCTGGATGTAATAGTACCACCTTGGTGAATCTGAAGATAAACGAACTCGAATTGACAGCGGAGATCCTAAGAGGACCTAGAAATCAGAGATTTGAATCGTACAAGTCGTCAAAGCAGATATTTATTAGAGCCTAAAAATCCGTTTGCTtgcagaaaagagagagagagagagagagagagagagaaggaaatagAAAGTGAAAACCTAGCCCTGAGTTTCCTCGTCCTTTCGTATGTATTTCTCGGCAAACAAATGGGAAAGATCAAGTAGTTGCAgagaaaggagaagagaaaaccTGTGTGAGCCTGAAAGCTGAGACACAGCGTAAGTGCAGAAATGGGAATATAGAgagagtagagagagagagggaggcgCGTGATGATCACGAATTTGTATATATCGGTTTTCTGCTTCTATGCGAAGGAAATGATACTTTGCGACAGAAATATATCGTGAGACTTGACCAACTTCTTTCACGCCTGGTGATGACGTTGTTTAACCAATTGAAAAATaagttcgaaaaaaaaaaaaaaaaaaaatcttcactTTAATCCTTAAACTACGTAAATTTTGAGAAGCGTctcctaaaattcaaaaattcttaatttatacccttaaatttttaatttcaattaatttatcctttttgttagttttagcagttaattattaatgaaaatgcttaaaaaaactaaattatctttcaattttcgtttttaaaaaataaataaataatggatCTTAGGGTCACCTTGTGACCGGCCGGtgagtcaaatttttttattttttatttgaaattttataaaaaggtTATGGGTACAAAtgtcattttatcatttttaatgtttaaaatctgattgAGGGGgataaattaattgaaattaaaagtttaggggtgtaaattaatatcttttgaattttgtaaGGGTTTTCTAAAAATGCGCAATAGTTCAGGAtgtaaagtaaagttttcctcaaaataaaataaaaaacaattgaaaatgaGTTAGGGAGGCAAGGAAATTAATTAGTGTTAGTTTGTGTTCACACAGTTTGCCGGCCACTAGCTCCGATCGAACCGGGAAATTACACAAAGTTGATCAAGAACTCATGAAAAAATCTTCTCtcatttctgtcttttttttttttttttttttttacaaaactcTCCTCTTTCTCACTTGCAAAATTTTCCTCTACTTAAACCACTCTTCCTCGAGATCCGCGCCATGGCTGCACCAGAGCGTGACACATGTGACCTAGAGATCGGAGGCTAAACCAGCAGGTCAGGTCTGCATGACTCCTATATGATCACAGCGACCCTTCTGAGTACGAACGGGCTCTAATGGGACATGGATATGACATAAGTCGTTTGACGTAACAACTCCTTTATGCTGATTGGACGTCTACTATCTCTTTCACCAAGACTGGCTGAACCTCGCGCAACGAACTCGTCCTGCGAAGCTAACACTAGGTTTGGTTCATAGTGCAGACTGCTCACCGAACCGAACATGAACCTGAACCTCAGTGTTCCATTATTCAAGGTGGGCATGAGCAAGGGCGCCATGGGCCTTTTAGCCTTGCGTGTTTGGGCTACTGGGCCGGTATGCACTGCTAACAAGGCTTTCAGGCTACAAATGTCTTGGGCTTTGCAGATAGTCAAGCTTCCATTGGTCCAGGCTACTCCAGGTTCGACAGCTCTTCTGATTGGCCGGACCTCGAAAAGTTGCAATTGGGTTTTTTAAattgtgtatttttaaaaatgcaccaATTTACctatgatttgaaaacacacacacacacacacacacatatatatatatatatatatattttttttttgcattttcaaattgtaatttataaaaatgcacttttaaacTGTAcattttttctataatttagTTCAAAATCACACATTTGTTTCGCAAAATTGCAGTGTCAAACACACTCTTGCTGTGTTGAggtatgtattttttattttttatttttagtttgaaaaatatttttatgcgAGTAAAGGTGAGAAGTATTTTTGATGTTTGGTCAGGtttatatttgagaaaaatgttttttcatAACTTAAAGATAAATCTCTACCCCCTGTGCGTATTGAGGCGATATTTTGAAGATATGAACTGAAGTCTTGATGAGGCGATGTTTAAATTATCAgtatgtttaggattgcgttcgaaaaataaagcttttaagtcaaaaaatattttttggcaatttatttttaagggtctatttgGGATTGCAGGTTCAAtaagtgagattttaaaaattgcgtttttaaaaattacatttttaaaatcgctactttttaaaatcgcaaaggcgtttggtaaaacatgttaaaaagtttttttttttatccaatatttgttatgtgaaatcgtgattttggtttaaattcgcacttttttaaataagtaccCCTACCCTATttataaaaatcacaaatttttttcctattttaaattaagttgttttttaatcACAATGTCAAACCCAAACATCTTAtgttttgtgatattttttaaaaacgcaaattattcttgtaaaatcgcaatttcaaacacaTCCTAAATTattgtcaaaagtgcattttggccatttttaggttttttggatacttaaaagcgttttcaatttttttttccaaattgattttttttttcgaacgaactttttgagtgttaaatgcatttttaggcccctcaaacacacactcaaacagaccctaattttctcttttgttttgttgtatttcaatgatataatgaaaattgtgggttgttgttgttggcaAGGTTTTTGAGTTGTATTTACTTAAGATATGTAGCAAGGCACTAAATTGTAGCTCAAATCATTATAATTTTGTATGTTGTTTCTTCTACTACAGGTGTTTGGATGAGTGTTTTCCAATTATTCAATGCATGGGACCACTGCCCTTTCCTTTTACTTGTGGGTTTGGGAGACATAAAAATTCCAAGTTAAACTTGAAATAAGACCTACTTGGAGCAGGATTGATTCACCGACTTTAGCACCCTTATAAAAAGCTAGCTTCAGTCTTTCGTTGATGCAAGCGCATCAGACTATTTTCTTCTTAGTTTTTTTGGAAGAGttcaaaacaaaagagaaaaaaagaccATAATAATCTCTATAAATGAGATTTTGTGTATTTGGGCTTTGAGGTCGAGTGATTTTTTCTTTACTATAttttttaactatatttttcataataaattTCTTGTAATCGCTTAGAGAAAATCACTTATATGTTTATTATTGTcttatttatttagaaaaatttgCTAGTAACCTTTCCAGTACTAAACTTTTCTTCGTCACCTTTCCACTAACATTCAAATAACTGAATAACTGACCACTGCATGCACAAAAGAACAAccacttacaaaaataaacaacgAACTGTGAATAAACATCGTATCAGAGCACAACCGAACCATTACATAAAAAAAGGGTcccacttttgtttcttgttccttgAAACCCGTTCCATGACCTCTGCACCTGCAGCAGGTCCTCTGAACTGGGTTACTTCACTTACGCCTTCTGAGCACTCTAGTGCTGCTTTGTCTGTGTACGTACGTGCTGTCATTTCCTTGAGCTTTTCTCGGCACGCGCCAGCAACTCCCTTCTTTGCATGAGTTGTGGTTGCGTGCTTTCACGCGCAGACGCAGTGCTCATCTAGTTTCTTGCAAACTGCTCCCCCCTTACTGGTATGTTTCGAGCAACGTGACACCATTACGAGCCGTTGATTCCTCTTCTTGATTTTTCCAGATTGGGTATGTTAAATATCTCTGTGTGTGGGACACCGGACACTACTCTCTTAGAAGCTTTTGTTGCAGGGAGACtttcaggtatatatatattttttattttttacttttcagcAGGAATTTAACTTACTTCAAATTTGATGCATGTTTGTATTGTCGTCAAATTTGAAGATTAGTTTGTGTTCTTGtttctctgtttggttgctcagAAATGAGAGGAAAATGAAGGAACTGTTAGAAATGAGTAttatattgtttattgtttGCGACCAAAGAGATTACTGAATCTTAGATTCCGCAAATAATTATTGAATGGTTTGTTTATCGTTTTCATAtatctttttgttgtttgtaaATTGTTGGGAAGGAGGATAATGAAGTTTCTGAATATTggtagatttttctttttttttggatctggGGAGACAACGTTTTAATGAAATCCTGTATGTTGTTTTCGTTATAATTTTCTCTGGGGGTTGGTGGTGAGTCGCTAGAAAAGTTAAGGGTTATTTTACTGGTAgagttttggtttaattttgtaAGCAGTGTTTTATGTTCTGGATAGGggtttcttttctgttttcattCCTGTGTGTTTAGTGTTTGGTGTTTCAGAGAAACCAAAACTAAGAGTTGAAATTCTCCTTTGTTTTCTGGTTGTCTTGTCCACAAGCAAAATGTCATGTTCATTTGTTGTTGAATCTTTGGAATTAGTATGGTTTACTAAtacttatttgatttttggattGCTTTATAGTGCTGTTTTGGTTATGGAGAATATGCTGCATTCAGAGTCTCTTAGAACAGTTACATCAGTAAATGGTAGACATTCTGAAGGAAGATTGGGAAAATTGGCGAGGGAAAATGGTTATTGTTCTTTTCGTGCTAGTCCGCCAAAGTATGAGAGACACAAAGCTTTTGCTGTTCTTGACTTTCCACTGGGATGTGGACCATTTGCTCCACGAATCCAGTCTACGGAGATGCTTGagcaaaaaaaagttttgacatcaaaggaagaaaaagtgATTGTTTCATCTGATCAGGTGAATGAACTTGAATCTGTGAAAGCCAAACCTGTAAAGATGCAGTCACCGGCTTTGAACAATGCAGGGTTGAGTGAACCTGTAAAGGGTTCGCTAGAAAAGTTAAGGGTTATTTTACTGGTAgagttttggtttaattttgtaAGCAGTGTTTTATGTTCTGGATAGGggtttcttttctgttttcattCCTGTGTGTTTAGTGTTTGGTGTTTCAGAGAAACCAAAACTAAGAGTTGAAATTCTCCTTTGTTTTCTGGTTGTCTTGTCCACAAGCAAAATGTCATGTTCATTTGTTGTTGAATCTTTGGAATTAGTATGGTTTACTAAtacttatttgatttttggattGCTTTATAGTGCTGTTTTGGTTATGGAGAATATGCTGCATTCAGAGTCTCTTAGAACAGTTACATCAGTAAATGGTAGACATTCTGAAGGAAGATTGGGAAAATTGGCGAGGGAAAATGGTTATTGTTCTTTTCGTGCTAGTCCGCCAAAGTATGAGAGACACAAAGCTTTTGCTGTTCTTGACTTTCCACTGGGATGTGGACCATTTGCTCCACGAATCCAGTCTACGGAGATGCTTGagcaaaaaaaagttttgacatcaaaggaagaaaaagtgATTGTTTCATCTGATCAGGTGAATGAACTTGAATCTGTGAAAGCCAAACCTGTAAAGATGCAGTCACCGGCTTTGAACAATGCAGGGTTGAGTGAACCTGTAAAGGGTTGGGAAGAAGCAGCCCGTGATTTGTCAAAGGATTTACATTTGGTGTGTGCTTCTGCTTCAAAGGAAGAGATGTTTTTGCCAAGTGGTTCAAAATGCTGGTCACCATCTGTTGGTCCCAGTGCTGTTCCCAATGGCAACGGTTTGAGGAAGACTATGGCCAAAAAGTATCCTCCACGAAGAAAAGTTTCGGCCATCAGAGACTTCCCTCCCTTGTGTGGAAGGAACGCCCCATGTCTTAGTAGGGAAGAGAGTGTGAAAGTCCATGCTTCTCCAAAGAACAAGAGTTTGGGTCAAGAAAAGCTTGTTATGGGTGACAGGCCATTGGAAGAGACTGAAAAAACTGACTTGAAGCGAATGAGAGAGGATGTTCAAAATACAGTCGTGCGGAAGAGCAAATTTCAGGGGAATGTTTCTGTGGTAATTGGGGACAAAGTTAGAGCTGATTCTGATGGGCGTGCTACTAAAAAAATGAGGAAGCAAGATGGATTTGAAAGGTATTCTGAGATGAAGGTGGATCAGGAGCCTGTGTTGGACAGGCATGGGAAAGGGGCCTATAAACCATACCCATCTGATTCTGATGGGCATGCGACTAAAAAATTCACGAAGCAAGATGGATTTGGAAGGTCTTCTGAGATGAAGGTGGACCAGGAGCCTGTGTTGGACAGGCATGGGAAAGGGGCCTATAAGCCATACCCAATTGATTCTGATGGATGTGCTACTAAAAAAATCAGGAAGCAAGATGGATTTGAAAGGTCTTCTGAGATGAAGGTGGACCAGGAGCCTGTGTTGGAAAGGCATGGGAAAGGGGCCTATAAACCATACCCAACTGGCATTACAAGTGAagataaaggaaagaaatatAGTTTTCTAGAGCTTAGGAAACATAAATCTGCTGTCAGGACAAAGGATGAATCGAAAGTTTCTGGagtagagtaaaaaaaaaagaactcatCTATTTCAGGAAAGAATGCAAATAAAGGCAGGGGTCAAATTGCTGTCGGGGATAAGCAGGATTCTGCTAAGGATGATGATGAATATTTAGACTTTcatatacttataaaaaaaaaaaatttagacttTTTTCATATGGCTCCCGGACCACGGCGTTTTGGTGTAAACCTGCCACCCATTGGATTGAGTAGAAGTGGTGAAGTGAGGGAGACACTGCGGCTGTTCCCAGCTGTCTGTAGGAAGCTTTTgcaggaagaagaagcaaagtcAAAGGAACGAAGAAAAACTAAAAGGAGGGTTGATCAAAAAGTATCAAAGATTCTTATGAAGAAAGGCAAATGTGTTAACACTGGAGAAAAAATCTTGGGATCTGTCCCAGGAGTTGAAGTTGGTGATGAGTTTCATTACAGGATTGAGCTTAATAGTATTGGCCTTCATCGCCCGAATCAGGCTGGAATAGATTTTTTGAAGCATGATGGGGAGATCCTTGCAATTAGCATTGTGTCATCTGGGGGCTATGATGATGATTTGGATAATTCAGATTCCTTGACATATACGGGCCAGGGAGGAAATGTGATGAATACTGATAAAGAACCTGAAGATCAGAAACTTGAACGGGGAAACCTCGCTTTGAAGAATAGCATGCATAAAAGGAATCCTGTTAGGGTGATCCGTGGCTCTGAGTCttcaaatggaaaaatatatatctattaTGGGCTATATCTGGTGGAGAAATATTGGCAGGAATTGGGGTCACGTGGTAAGCTGATTTTCAAGTTTCGGTTGGACAGAATTCCAGGTCAACCAGAGCTTGCTTGGAAAGAAGTCCAAAAGcccaacaaattcaaaataagggATGGTCTCCGTGTGGATGATATCTCACAAGGGAAAGAGTCGACTCCCATTTTTGTTGTGAACACCATTGATGATGAGAAACCTTCACCGTTTAAATACATTACCAGCATGATATATCCTTATTGGTGCCGCCCTCTACCTCTCAAGGGCTGTAACTGTATTAATGGATGCTTAGATTCCGAGAAATGTTCATGTTCAGTCAAGAACGGAGGAGAAATCCCATTTAACTATAATGGGGCTATAGTCAAAGCAAAGCCCCTCGTCTATGAGTGTGGTCCTTGTTGCAAGTGCCCTTCTTCTTGCCATAATAGAGTCAGCCAGCATGGTATCAAATTTCagcttgaaatttttaaaaccaaatcgaAGGGGTGGGGTGTGAGATCCCTTAATTCGATTCCTTCAGGAAGTTTTGTTTGTGAGTATATAGGAGAGCTCCTTGAAGATAAGGAGGCTGAACGAAGAACCAGTAATGATGAGTATTTGTTTGATATTGGGAATAACTACAATGACAGTTCTCTTTGGGATGGACTCTCGTCACTAATGCCTGATGTGCAGGCAACTTCCTGTGAATTTGCGGATTATGGTTGTTTCACTATTGATGCAGCGCAGTATGGCAATGTGGGGAGATTCATCAACCATAGTTGCTCTCCCAATTTGTACGCGCAAAATGTCCTATACGATCATGACgacaaaagaattcctcacaTAATGCTCTTTGCCGCCGAAAACATTCCTCCATTGCAAGAGCTGAATTTCCATTACAATATGCATCAGGTTCATGATTCGAATGGAAATATAAAAAAGAGGAGTTGCTTTTGCGGTTCTATAGAGTGCACCAACAGGATGTATTGAGGCAGAGTAAGAAGAGAAGGTCGGATTTAAAGTGAAGAGGTAATTTGCTTGCTTTCTATTAgtatatattaatgtttttattattatttctattctTGCTCAGATGCTCATGTGTAGATACAAACACACCATTTACGTAAGAAGGTCGAAATTGAGTCTCAAGGtcatactttttcttttcttgagaATTCCCAACGGTTGGACTTTTCACCTGATTTGGGAGGTTTCCTGAACTCACTCTttcttgatttgaaaaaatttctgaatCTCTTGGGAAGCATGTCAAATTCTCATCAAGAGGAGTCACTAGCCTTTTCCCTAACTATTTTCAAggctaagtttttttttcttgggttcAGGTAAGGTGAGTTCTTAGGTGTAGGGGGATTCTACAAGTTCCTCTATTCTCATTGTATCAAGGTAATTGCCTTTTTCAATAACAGTGACCTTAGGTCTAAACATCTCAAGTAGAGATTGCGTGACCTTGCTGTTTTTGGAATCTTCTCACCTAGGTTAAACTGGAGTTCACAATATCATTCAATTTAGCAAAGAACTCATCAAAAATTTTGTCCTCTTTCATTCTAATCTCATCAAACCTAGAGGTCAACAcctgaaattttgaatttttaacaattttagcaCCTTCATGAATCACCTCTAAGATATCCCATGCATCCTTAGCCATTTCACATAGATATTCTTTTGAAATCCTCTTGTGAAACATCCACAAAGAAAGCATGGAACATATTACTATTTCAATTATAAGCATTCAATTCATCCTTAGACTACATGTCAATATTAGTAGCGGGTTTAATCCAACCATTTTCAACAATCATCTAAACACGTTCATTCAATAACTTGAAGAACACTCTCATGTGAACCTTCCCGTAAGCATAATTATTGCCATCAAAATAAGGAGGAACAAACAAAGATTGAAATTGAACAAGAGCCATGACAACGGATTTCAAGGAtcacacttaaaaaattaatccaaCAAAGTGAACCAAGGCTCTTACCAATTGAAGATTTTTGATTTAAACCCAAGATACAACACAAGATTACCAAGCTACTTGTTAAGTCAATTACCAAAGTTATCAATATGAAaattcaagaaagcataaaatcaaacaacacAAAGGTTTTAGTAACGAAGtggaaactttttgaaaaactcttcaaaagtaaaactacTATGGAGAGCAGGCAACCCCAAAAGCATCCGCTATAGAAGACTTATGTTAGAGATTGATCTTatttacaaaacctttgtaactCCCAAGACTCAATTCATAACCCCAACAAACGTCTCATTCGCCTCTTaccacaataatttttttttttgataagtaatgatgcattaaagagcgcagaggggcgcaacccaagtacacatggagtatacaagagagcgactaagtagaggagaaagaggaagagaacataaaaagaaaatcagggaaATTGATCTCTAGGGGAGCAAGCCATTCTGCAGTCCACATAAAGAGCgtatacaaaaagaaattaacaatgTCCTCAAGGTTTCTCgacaaatcctcaaagcatctagcattcctttcct from Corylus avellana chromosome ca1, CavTom2PMs-1.0 encodes the following:
- the LOC132175260 gene encoding LOW QUALITY PROTEIN: histone-lysine N-methyltransferase, H3 lysine-9 specific SUVH6-like (The sequence of the model RefSeq protein was modified relative to this genomic sequence to represent the inferred CDS: substituted 1 base at 1 genomic stop codon), yielding MNLNLSVPLFKVGMSKGAMGLLALRVWATGPVCTANKAFRLQMSWALQIVKLPLVQATPVQNHTFVSQNCSVKHTLAVLSAVLVMENMLHSESLRTVTSVNGRHSEGRLGKLARENGYCSFRASPPKYERHKAFAVLDFPLGCGPFAPRIQSTEMLEQKKVLTSKEEKVIVSSDQVNELESVKAKPVKMQSPALNNAGLSEPVKGSLENAVLVMENMLHSESLRTVTSVNGRHSEGRLGKLARENGYCSFRASPPKYERHKAFAVLDFPLGCGPFAPRIQSTEMLEQKKVLTSKEEKVIVSSDQVNELESVKAKPVKMQSPALNNAGLSEPVKGWEEAARDLSKDLHLVCASASKEEMFLPSGSKCWSPSVGPSAVPNGNGLRKTMAKKYPPRRKVSAIRDFPPLCGRNAPCLSREESVKVHASPKNKSLGQEKLVMGDRPLEETEKTDLKRMREDVQNTVVRKSKFQGNVSVVIGDKQDGFGRSSEMKVDQEPVLDRHGKGAYKPYPIDSDGCATKKIRKQDGFERSSEMKVDQEPVLERHGKGAYKPYPTGITSEDKGKKYSFLELRKHKSAVRTKDESKVSGVEXKKKNSSISGKNANKGRGQIAVGDKQDSAKDDDEYLDFHILIKKKNLDFFHMAPGPRRFGVNLPPIGLSRSGEVRETLRLFPAVCRKLLQEEEAKSKERRKTKRRVDQKVSKILMKKGKCVNTGEKILGSVPGVEVGDEFHYRIELNSIGLHRPNQAGIDFLKHDGEILAISIVSSGGYDDDLDNSDSLTYTGQGGNVMNTDKEPEDQKLERGNLALKNSMHKRNPVRVIRGSESSNGKIYIYYGLYLVEKYWQELGSRGKLIFKFRLDRIPGQPELAWKEVQKPNKFKIRDGLRVDDISQGKESTPIFVVNTIDDEKPSPFKYITSMIYPYWCRPLPLKGCNCINGCLDSEKCSCSVKNGGEIPFNYNGAIVKAKPLVYECGPCCKCPSSCHNRVSQHGIKFQLEIFKTKSKGWGVRSLNSIPSGSFVCEYIGELLEDKEAERRTSNDEYLFDIGNNYNDSSLWDGLSSLMPDVQATSCEFADYGCFTIDAAQYGNVGRFINHSCSPNLYAQNVLYDHDDKRIPHIMLFAAENIPPLQELNFHYNMHQVHDSNGNIKKRSCFCGSIECTNRMY
- the LOC132166864 gene encoding vesicle transport protein GOT1; this translates as MVSFEMNDRKKIGLGLTGFGIFFSFLGIIFFFDKGLLAMGNILFFSGVTLTIGLKSSMQFFMKRQNFKGTISFGVGFLLVVIGWPILGMILEAYGFIVLFSGFWPTLAVFLQKIPILGWLFQQPYIRSFFDRYRGRRVPV